A region of the Methanobrevibacter ruminantium M1 genome:
TTTCTTAAAATCCAACTGATATCCACTTTTTAAACTTATTTTTCTCAAAATCCAACAGATGAAAACAAATACTTTTTTAATTTATTTTTCTTAAAGATCCCTTAATTTTATCCAAGTTTTTAAAGAGATGCAAAATCAAATAAAAAATTATTATTATACTAAAGTCAAATATTTATATAACTTTATTAACTTAATCAATTAACAAGTTTATATAAATAATTATTGATTAAACTATTGATTAAACTATTTTTTAAGGGATAACATGTCATTTTTAACATTAATATTAAAAAATCCTTTTAGGAGCAAAAGCCGAGCCATACTTGCAATCATAGGGATTGGAATCGGTATAGCCACAATCATCGCATTGGGAGCAATTACCGACGGAATGATTGCAAGTGCAGATGACACACTGCATGCCGGAGGATGTGATTTTACAGTAAGCGGAAAGATAGAGAGCACATCATCACAAATGGCTACATTCGGTACAAGCACCATTGATGAGGATTATATAGATAAGATAGCCAATGTAACGGGTGTAAAAGATGCTATAGGAATGTATATGACCGTCCTTATGACAACAAATTCCCCATATTTTGCTGTTGTAGGATTGGATCCAGAAGACTATCAGGTTTCCGACTTGACAATTACAGAAGGACGGATGTATAAAAACGACACTAACGAGATAGTGATTGGAAAGATTGCATCTGAAAATGAAGAGAAGGGAGTTGGAGACACAATCACACTTGATGACAAGAAATTCAAGATTGTGGGAATCTATGAGTCAGGTAACACCCTTCAGGACCAAGGAGGATTTACAGCCATTAAAAACTCCCAAAAACTCTCAAAGGATGAAGGCAAGATCAGTTCCATCTATATCAAGGTAAATGATGGAGAGGATGTTGATAAGGTCAGAGATAGAATCACCGACAAATATGGAGACAATCTGACAACAATAAGCTCATTATCCGACTTGGAAATGACTAAGAACATGATAGACATGTTGAACGGAGCAAGCTTAGCCATATCCCTCTTGGCAATCATAATTGGAGCTGTCGGAATCATAAACACTATGCTTACAAGTGTATTTGAAAGGACAAGGGAGCTTGGTGTCTTAAAGGCAGTTGGATGGTCTGACGAAAAGATTCTATTAATGATTGTAGGTGAATCAATAGTCATTACAATTGTTGCCGGCATAATCGGGTCCATTGTAGGAGTCATTGGAGTGGAACTCCTTGCAGCGTCTAAGATAATGCAGCTTCTAAACCCTGTATATTCAGTTGACATATTTGTAAAGGCATTTGCAATTGCACTCTTTGTTGGAATAATAGGAGGAATCTATCCTGCATTAAAAAGCCACTAAATTGCCTCCTACAGAGGCTTTAAGGTATGAATAGGGGGAATTGATATGGCAAATATAATAGAGATTAAAAACCTTGTGAAATCTTATGAAAATGGTAACATCAAGGCTTTAAATGGCATAGACTTGACAATAGAGGAAGGAGAGTTTGTATCAATAATCGGACCTTCAGGGTCTGGAAAATCCACATTATTAAATATGCTAGGGGCTTTAGACATAGCAGATAGCGGAAGCATAAATGTGGCAGGCTATGACTTGACAGTCAACAAGAATCTAAACAAGTTCAGGGGAGAGAAGATAGGATTTATCTTCCAGCTTCACAATCTCATTCCAAACATCAGTGTTGTTGAAAATATTGAGATTCCTATGTACTCTCAAGGAAAATCATCTAAAGAAATGAGAAAAAAGGCTCTTGAGCTATTGGATATGGTTGACTTAAAGGACAAGGCCAATATGAAACCAAATAAGTTATCTGGTGGAGAACGTCAAAGGGTGGCTATTGCAAGGTCTTTGGCAAATGACCCTTCAATCATTTTAGCAGATGAACCTACAGGGTCTCTTGATTCTAAAACAAGCACAAAGATACTCGAACAAATTCATAAGTTGCATAAGGAGAAGAATATTACTTTAATCATTGTTACTCATGACATGACTGTGGCTAAGTTAGCAGATAGGGTAATTGAAGTGCTTGACGGTAAAATACTTAATGCTGAAGAAAGTACTCTCTTGGATAATAAGATAGAGATAAAAGTTAATTTGTTTTAAAAAATAAGTTCAAATAAATTAAATAATTAATATAAATGAATATTAGATTATTTCTAATATTCTTACTCTTTTTTTAATAAATAAAAAAATATCAAGGAAATAGTTCATCTACTCTTTTTTTTAATAAATAAAAAAATATCAAGGAAATAGTTCATCTACTCTTTTTTTTAATAAATAAAAAAGTAAAAACAAGTTATAAATTAAACGGGCTGATTAAGACTCTCGCATTCTTTTTTAAACTTACCTTGATAGATTTTTATACATGTAAAACCAATAAAGCAACCTATAGCCATTCCTACTATCGCACCTAAATAGACACCAAATATGCCCATTTTTAATACAATGCCAAATAGATAAGCAAGGAATACACTTAAGATCAATTCCCTTAAAATTGTTATGGCCAATGACTTAAAGCCAGAGCCAATAGCTTGATAGACATAAACTGCAGTTCCTCCAAATGGAATTACAATATTATAGAAAACCATTATCCTAAGGACCTCAGCAGTTCTACTAATCATTTCAGCATCCCCAGATATGAAATTAAAGGTTTCAGAAATCGGATAGGCAAATACAAAGAATATTATGCATATTATCAATGTAATTGTAAAGCTTAGGAAAGTCGAATAATTGATTGTTGTCTTAAAATTCTCATAGTTTCTAGC
Encoded here:
- a CDS encoding ABC transporter permease, with product MSFLTLILKNPFRSKSRAILAIIGIGIGIATIIALGAITDGMIASADDTLHAGGCDFTVSGKIESTSSQMATFGTSTIDEDYIDKIANVTGVKDAIGMYMTVLMTTNSPYFAVVGLDPEDYQVSDLTITEGRMYKNDTNEIVIGKIASENEEKGVGDTITLDDKKFKIVGIYESGNTLQDQGGFTAIKNSQKLSKDEGKISSIYIKVNDGEDVDKVRDRITDKYGDNLTTISSLSDLEMTKNMIDMLNGASLAISLLAIIIGAVGIINTMLTSVFERTRELGVLKAVGWSDEKILLMIVGESIVITIVAGIIGSIVGVIGVELLAASKIMQLLNPVYSVDIFVKAFAIALFVGIIGGIYPALKSH
- a CDS encoding ABC transporter ATP-binding protein; amino-acid sequence: MANIIEIKNLVKSYENGNIKALNGIDLTIEEGEFVSIIGPSGSGKSTLLNMLGALDIADSGSINVAGYDLTVNKNLNKFRGEKIGFIFQLHNLIPNISVVENIEIPMYSQGKSSKEMRKKALELLDMVDLKDKANMKPNKLSGGERQRVAIARSLANDPSIILADEPTGSLDSKTSTKILEQIHKLHKEKNITLIIVTHDMTVAKLADRVIEVLDGKILNAEESTLLDNKIEIKVNLF